In Lotus japonicus ecotype B-129 chromosome 5, LjGifu_v1.2, one genomic interval encodes:
- the LOC130718897 gene encoding uncharacterized protein LOC130718897 isoform X6 produces MVWFCLVCDSMWCFRLGFFAPPLLCALAGFICVLVCSVTATQEVSPQLFLLSASSVRCKKCKNMVHKLHYHIYGSELKCFFRLKCGFELSFNICSLHYISKFSPRVMLHYEKRKVLIPEMKTQQTPAIYPPMLASGLFKQGNPVEKVTLNLLQRQVSSRHCHERKEKGCF; encoded by the exons ATGGTTTGGTTTTGTCTTGTCTGTGATAGCATGTGGTGCTTCCGTCTTGGATTTTTTGCTCCTCCACTGTTGTGCGCCTTGGCTGGGTTCATCTGTGTGTTAG TGTGTTCTGTGACAGCAACGCAAGAGGTATCACCACAGCTTTTCCTGTTAAGTGCCTCTTCTGTAAG ATGTAAGAAGTGCAAAAATATGGTCCATAAG CTCCACTACCATATATATGGTTCTGAGCTCAAGTGTTTCTTTAGGCTCAAGTGTGGTTTTGAGCTCAGTTTCAACATATGCTCTCTTCACTACATCTCCAAGTTCAGTCCAAGAGTCATGCTACATTATGAAAAAAGAAAGGTACTAATACCTGAG ATGAAAACTCAACAAACACCGGCAATTTATCCACCCATGTTAGCTTCGGGACTATTTAAGCAAG GAAACCCAGTCGAGAAAGTGACTTTGAATCTGCTACAGAGACAAGTCAGCAGTCGCCATTGtcatgaaagaaaagaaaagggatGCTTCTAA
- the LOC130718897 gene encoding uncharacterized protein LOC130718897 isoform X9, producing the protein MVWFCLVCDSMWCFRLGFFAPPLLCALAGFICVLVCSVTATQEVSPQLFLLSASSVRLKCGFELSFNICSLHYISKFSPRVMLHYEKRKVLIPEMKTQQTPAIYPPMLASGLFKQGNPVEKVTLNLLQRQVSSRHCHERKEKGCF; encoded by the exons ATGGTTTGGTTTTGTCTTGTCTGTGATAGCATGTGGTGCTTCCGTCTTGGATTTTTTGCTCCTCCACTGTTGTGCGCCTTGGCTGGGTTCATCTGTGTGTTAG TGTGTTCTGTGACAGCAACGCAAGAGGTATCACCACAGCTTTTCCTGTTAAGTGCCTCTTCTGTAAG GCTCAAGTGTGGTTTTGAGCTCAGTTTCAACATATGCTCTCTTCACTACATCTCCAAGTTCAGTCCAAGAGTCATGCTACATTATGAAAAAAGAAAGGTACTAATACCTGAG ATGAAAACTCAACAAACACCGGCAATTTATCCACCCATGTTAGCTTCGGGACTATTTAAGCAAG GAAACCCAGTCGAGAAAGTGACTTTGAATCTGCTACAGAGACAAGTCAGCAGTCGCCATTGtcatgaaagaaaagaaaagggatGCTTCTAA
- the LOC130718897 gene encoding uncharacterized protein LOC130718897 isoform X3 — translation MKGAFPLLFLSGFRTLQYVFFPCTKWQQLVIFYVGLWVCLKGSTLIFLVTDFLCWFVCMLNHVLLWPFALAGRIIILLFLYGIGFHQMKHVVLPSWIFCSSTVVRLGWVHLCVSVFCDSNARGITTAFPVKCLFCKLHYHIYGSELKCFFRLKCGFELSFNICSLHYISKFSPRVMLHYEKRKVLIPEMKTQQTPAIYPPMLASGLFKQAF, via the exons ATGAAAGGAGCTTTTCCGCTTCTGTTTTTGAGTGGATTTCGAACCCTGCAATATGTATTTTTTCCTTGTACTAAGTGGCAGCAGCTGGTGATTTTCTATGTTGGATTGTGGGTTTGCTTGAAGGGAAGTACTTTAATCTTTCTAGTGACAGATTTTCTATGTTGGTTTGTGTGTATGTTGAATCATGTTTTGCTGTGGCCGTTTGCTCTTGCTGGGAGAATTATTATCTTATTGTTTCTGTATGGCATTGGTTTTCATCAGATGAAG CATGTGGTGCTTCCGTCTTGGATTTTTTGCTCCTCCACTGTTGTGCGCCTTGGCTGGGTTCATCTGTGTGTTAG TGTGTTCTGTGACAGCAACGCAAGAGGTATCACCACAGCTTTTCCTGTTAAGTGCCTCTTCTGTAAG CTCCACTACCATATATATGGTTCTGAGCTCAAGTGTTTCTTTAGGCTCAAGTGTGGTTTTGAGCTCAGTTTCAACATATGCTCTCTTCACTACATCTCCAAGTTCAGTCCAAGAGTCATGCTACATTATGAAAAAAGAAAGGTACTAATACCTGAG ATGAAAACTCAACAAACACCGGCAATTTATCCACCCATGTTAGCTTCGGGACTATTTAAGCAAG CATTTTGA
- the LOC130718897 gene encoding uncharacterized protein LOC130718897 isoform X5, producing MLVCVYVESCFAVAVCSCWENYYLIVSVWHWFSSDEVCSVTATQEVSPQLFLLSASSVRCKKCKNMVHKLHYHIYGSELKCFFRLKCGFELSFNICSLHYISKFSPRVMLHYEKRKVLIPEMKTQQTPAIYPPMLASGLFKQGNPVEKVTLNLLQRQVSSRHCHERKEKGCF from the exons ATGTTGGTTTGTGTGTATGTTGAATCATGTTTTGCTGTGGCCGTTTGCTCTTGCTGGGAGAATTATTATCTTATTGTTTCTGTATGGCATTGGTTTTCATCAGATGAAG TGTGTTCTGTGACAGCAACGCAAGAGGTATCACCACAGCTTTTCCTGTTAAGTGCCTCTTCTGTAAG ATGTAAGAAGTGCAAAAATATGGTCCATAAG CTCCACTACCATATATATGGTTCTGAGCTCAAGTGTTTCTTTAGGCTCAAGTGTGGTTTTGAGCTCAGTTTCAACATATGCTCTCTTCACTACATCTCCAAGTTCAGTCCAAGAGTCATGCTACATTATGAAAAAAGAAAGGTACTAATACCTGAG ATGAAAACTCAACAAACACCGGCAATTTATCCACCCATGTTAGCTTCGGGACTATTTAAGCAAG GAAACCCAGTCGAGAAAGTGACTTTGAATCTGCTACAGAGACAAGTCAGCAGTCGCCATTGtcatgaaagaaaagaaaagggatGCTTCTAA
- the LOC130718897 gene encoding uncharacterized protein LOC130718897 isoform X8 encodes MLVCVYVESCFAVAVCSCWENYYLIVSVWHWFSSDEVCSVTATQEVSPQLFLLSASSVRLKCGFELSFNICSLHYISKFSPRVMLHYEKRKVLIPEMKTQQTPAIYPPMLASGLFKQGNPVEKVTLNLLQRQVSSRHCHERKEKGCF; translated from the exons ATGTTGGTTTGTGTGTATGTTGAATCATGTTTTGCTGTGGCCGTTTGCTCTTGCTGGGAGAATTATTATCTTATTGTTTCTGTATGGCATTGGTTTTCATCAGATGAAG TGTGTTCTGTGACAGCAACGCAAGAGGTATCACCACAGCTTTTCCTGTTAAGTGCCTCTTCTGTAAG GCTCAAGTGTGGTTTTGAGCTCAGTTTCAACATATGCTCTCTTCACTACATCTCCAAGTTCAGTCCAAGAGTCATGCTACATTATGAAAAAAGAAAGGTACTAATACCTGAG ATGAAAACTCAACAAACACCGGCAATTTATCCACCCATGTTAGCTTCGGGACTATTTAAGCAAG GAAACCCAGTCGAGAAAGTGACTTTGAATCTGCTACAGAGACAAGTCAGCAGTCGCCATTGtcatgaaagaaaagaaaagggatGCTTCTAA
- the LOC130718897 gene encoding uncharacterized protein LOC130718897 isoform X10 has translation MLVCVYVESCFAVAVCSCWENYYLIVSVWHWFSSDEVCSVTATQEVSPQLFLLSASSVRLKCGFELSFNICSLHYISKFSPRVMLHYEKRKMKTQQTPAIYPPMLASGLFKQGNPVEKVTLNLLQRQVSSRHCHERKEKGCF, from the exons ATGTTGGTTTGTGTGTATGTTGAATCATGTTTTGCTGTGGCCGTTTGCTCTTGCTGGGAGAATTATTATCTTATTGTTTCTGTATGGCATTGGTTTTCATCAGATGAAG TGTGTTCTGTGACAGCAACGCAAGAGGTATCACCACAGCTTTTCCTGTTAAGTGCCTCTTCTGTAAG GCTCAAGTGTGGTTTTGAGCTCAGTTTCAACATATGCTCTCTTCACTACATCTCCAAGTTCAGTCCAAGAGTCATGCTACATTATGAAAAAAGAAAG ATGAAAACTCAACAAACACCGGCAATTTATCCACCCATGTTAGCTTCGGGACTATTTAAGCAAG GAAACCCAGTCGAGAAAGTGACTTTGAATCTGCTACAGAGACAAGTCAGCAGTCGCCATTGtcatgaaagaaaagaaaagggatGCTTCTAA
- the LOC130718897 gene encoding uncharacterized protein LOC130718897 isoform X7: protein MWCFRLGFFAPPLLCALAGFICVLVCSVTATQEVSPQLFLLSASSVRCKKCKNMVHKLHYHIYGSELKCFFRLKCGFELSFNICSLHYISKFSPRVMLHYEKRKVLIPEMKTQQTPAIYPPMLASGLFKQGNPVEKVTLNLLQRQVSSRHCHERKEKGCF, encoded by the exons ATGTGGTGCTTCCGTCTTGGATTTTTTGCTCCTCCACTGTTGTGCGCCTTGGCTGGGTTCATCTGTGTGTTAG TGTGTTCTGTGACAGCAACGCAAGAGGTATCACCACAGCTTTTCCTGTTAAGTGCCTCTTCTGTAAG ATGTAAGAAGTGCAAAAATATGGTCCATAAG CTCCACTACCATATATATGGTTCTGAGCTCAAGTGTTTCTTTAGGCTCAAGTGTGGTTTTGAGCTCAGTTTCAACATATGCTCTCTTCACTACATCTCCAAGTTCAGTCCAAGAGTCATGCTACATTATGAAAAAAGAAAGGTACTAATACCTGAG ATGAAAACTCAACAAACACCGGCAATTTATCCACCCATGTTAGCTTCGGGACTATTTAAGCAAG GAAACCCAGTCGAGAAAGTGACTTTGAATCTGCTACAGAGACAAGTCAGCAGTCGCCATTGtcatgaaagaaaagaaaagggatGCTTCTAA
- the LOC130718897 gene encoding uncharacterized protein LOC130718897 isoform X2, whose protein sequence is MKGAFPLLFLSGFRTLQYVFFPCTKWQQLVIFYVGLWVCLKGSTLIFLVTDFLCWFVCMLNHVLLWPFALAGRIIILLFLYGIGFHQMKHVVLPSWIFCSSTVVRLGWVHLCVSVFCDSNARGITTAFPVKCLFCKLHYHIYGSELKCFFRLKCGFELSFNICSLHYISKFSPRVMLHYEKRKMKTQQTPAIYPPMLASGLFKQGNPVEKVTLNLLQRQVSSRHCHERKEKGCF, encoded by the exons ATGAAAGGAGCTTTTCCGCTTCTGTTTTTGAGTGGATTTCGAACCCTGCAATATGTATTTTTTCCTTGTACTAAGTGGCAGCAGCTGGTGATTTTCTATGTTGGATTGTGGGTTTGCTTGAAGGGAAGTACTTTAATCTTTCTAGTGACAGATTTTCTATGTTGGTTTGTGTGTATGTTGAATCATGTTTTGCTGTGGCCGTTTGCTCTTGCTGGGAGAATTATTATCTTATTGTTTCTGTATGGCATTGGTTTTCATCAGATGAAG CATGTGGTGCTTCCGTCTTGGATTTTTTGCTCCTCCACTGTTGTGCGCCTTGGCTGGGTTCATCTGTGTGTTAG TGTGTTCTGTGACAGCAACGCAAGAGGTATCACCACAGCTTTTCCTGTTAAGTGCCTCTTCTGTAAG CTCCACTACCATATATATGGTTCTGAGCTCAAGTGTTTCTTTAGGCTCAAGTGTGGTTTTGAGCTCAGTTTCAACATATGCTCTCTTCACTACATCTCCAAGTTCAGTCCAAGAGTCATGCTACATTATGAAAAAAGAAAG ATGAAAACTCAACAAACACCGGCAATTTATCCACCCATGTTAGCTTCGGGACTATTTAAGCAAG GAAACCCAGTCGAGAAAGTGACTTTGAATCTGCTACAGAGACAAGTCAGCAGTCGCCATTGtcatgaaagaaaagaaaagggatGCTTCTAA
- the LOC130718897 gene encoding uncharacterized protein LOC130718897 isoform X4, which yields MKGAFPLLFLSGFRTLQYVFFPCTKWQQLVIFYVGLWVCLKGSTLIFLVTDFLCWFVCMLNHVLLWPFALAGRIIILLFLYGIGFHQMKHVVLPSWIFCSSTVVRLGWVHLCVSVFCDSNARGITTAFPVKCLFCKLHYHIYGSELKCFFRLKCGFELSFNICSLHYISKFSPRVMLHYEKRKMKTQQTPAIYPPMLASGLFKQAF from the exons ATGAAAGGAGCTTTTCCGCTTCTGTTTTTGAGTGGATTTCGAACCCTGCAATATGTATTTTTTCCTTGTACTAAGTGGCAGCAGCTGGTGATTTTCTATGTTGGATTGTGGGTTTGCTTGAAGGGAAGTACTTTAATCTTTCTAGTGACAGATTTTCTATGTTGGTTTGTGTGTATGTTGAATCATGTTTTGCTGTGGCCGTTTGCTCTTGCTGGGAGAATTATTATCTTATTGTTTCTGTATGGCATTGGTTTTCATCAGATGAAG CATGTGGTGCTTCCGTCTTGGATTTTTTGCTCCTCCACTGTTGTGCGCCTTGGCTGGGTTCATCTGTGTGTTAG TGTGTTCTGTGACAGCAACGCAAGAGGTATCACCACAGCTTTTCCTGTTAAGTGCCTCTTCTGTAAG CTCCACTACCATATATATGGTTCTGAGCTCAAGTGTTTCTTTAGGCTCAAGTGTGGTTTTGAGCTCAGTTTCAACATATGCTCTCTTCACTACATCTCCAAGTTCAGTCCAAGAGTCATGCTACATTATGAAAAAAGAAAG ATGAAAACTCAACAAACACCGGCAATTTATCCACCCATGTTAGCTTCGGGACTATTTAAGCAAG CATTTTGA
- the LOC130718897 gene encoding uncharacterized protein LOC130718897 isoform X1 yields the protein MKGAFPLLFLSGFRTLQYVFFPCTKWQQLVIFYVGLWVCLKGSTLIFLVTDFLCWFVCMLNHVLLWPFALAGRIIILLFLYGIGFHQMKHVVLPSWIFCSSTVVRLGWVHLCVSVFCDSNARGITTAFPVKCLFCKLHYHIYGSELKCFFRLKCGFELSFNICSLHYISKFSPRVMLHYEKRKVLIPEMKTQQTPAIYPPMLASGLFKQGNPVEKVTLNLLQRQVSSRHCHERKEKGCF from the exons ATGAAAGGAGCTTTTCCGCTTCTGTTTTTGAGTGGATTTCGAACCCTGCAATATGTATTTTTTCCTTGTACTAAGTGGCAGCAGCTGGTGATTTTCTATGTTGGATTGTGGGTTTGCTTGAAGGGAAGTACTTTAATCTTTCTAGTGACAGATTTTCTATGTTGGTTTGTGTGTATGTTGAATCATGTTTTGCTGTGGCCGTTTGCTCTTGCTGGGAGAATTATTATCTTATTGTTTCTGTATGGCATTGGTTTTCATCAGATGAAG CATGTGGTGCTTCCGTCTTGGATTTTTTGCTCCTCCACTGTTGTGCGCCTTGGCTGGGTTCATCTGTGTGTTAG TGTGTTCTGTGACAGCAACGCAAGAGGTATCACCACAGCTTTTCCTGTTAAGTGCCTCTTCTGTAAG CTCCACTACCATATATATGGTTCTGAGCTCAAGTGTTTCTTTAGGCTCAAGTGTGGTTTTGAGCTCAGTTTCAACATATGCTCTCTTCACTACATCTCCAAGTTCAGTCCAAGAGTCATGCTACATTATGAAAAAAGAAAGGTACTAATACCTGAG ATGAAAACTCAACAAACACCGGCAATTTATCCACCCATGTTAGCTTCGGGACTATTTAAGCAAG GAAACCCAGTCGAGAAAGTGACTTTGAATCTGCTACAGAGACAAGTCAGCAGTCGCCATTGtcatgaaagaaaagaaaagggatGCTTCTAA